The Sandaracinaceae bacterium genome contains a region encoding:
- a CDS encoding C-type lectin domain-containing protein, which yields MLNRVSIRGGARLTLILTVALAASSCTLDRSGLMTGSGMDGGPDVRRDGDMGCPFGFVDLDGQPANGCECEVQPESCDGADDDCDGRVDEDSAEACGTPGTCSEGSRACVRGALAECVPDVTPPDEVCEGTEDEDCDGAVDEDCPCTPMGSTRPCGDDRGECVAGMQTCEGAGWGACEGAVGPSAETCNGLDDDCDGAIDGIVEACGVDIGACTTGTRTCTMGSFGACSGTSPTAEVCDGVDNDCDGVVDGFTRACGTSMGLCTVGTETCTGGVFGACSGAGASTEVCDAARADEDCDGASNEGCACDDGDTRACGTCAGAIETCDLSGTWGACSRTPATETCDATDEDCDGTTDEGTTCGMCTQVNNGSRSYLFCFDIQRSWSGARAYCQMFGYDLATVEDATENNWLNSQERSLFRNNELWWYGGTDAAMEGTWVWAPTGMTATYFDWEGGGEPDNGASENCLSNENRANPEWNSDDCTSDRYFVCEAQGS from the coding sequence GTGTTGAACCGGGTGAGCATCCGTGGGGGAGCGCGTCTGACCCTCATCCTGACCGTCGCGCTGGCCGCGTCGAGCTGCACGCTCGACCGCTCCGGCCTCATGACCGGCTCGGGGATGGACGGCGGCCCCGACGTGCGTCGAGACGGCGACATGGGCTGCCCCTTCGGGTTCGTGGACCTCGACGGACAGCCCGCCAACGGCTGTGAGTGCGAGGTCCAGCCGGAGTCGTGCGACGGCGCCGACGACGACTGCGACGGCCGCGTCGACGAGGACTCCGCGGAGGCCTGCGGGACTCCCGGCACATGCAGCGAGGGGTCGCGCGCCTGCGTCCGCGGTGCGCTCGCCGAGTGCGTCCCCGACGTGACGCCGCCCGACGAGGTGTGTGAAGGCACCGAGGACGAGGACTGCGACGGCGCGGTCGATGAGGATTGCCCTTGTACACCCATGGGCTCGACGCGGCCGTGCGGCGACGACCGGGGCGAGTGCGTGGCGGGCATGCAGACCTGCGAGGGCGCGGGGTGGGGAGCGTGCGAGGGCGCGGTCGGACCCTCCGCCGAGACCTGCAACGGTCTGGACGATGACTGCGACGGCGCCATCGATGGGATCGTCGAGGCCTGCGGCGTGGACATCGGCGCCTGCACGACGGGGACACGCACCTGCACGATGGGGAGCTTCGGCGCGTGCAGCGGCACCTCACCCACGGCCGAGGTGTGCGACGGCGTCGACAACGACTGTGACGGCGTGGTCGACGGCTTCACGCGGGCGTGCGGCACGTCCATGGGCCTCTGCACGGTGGGCACCGAGACTTGCACGGGCGGGGTGTTCGGGGCGTGCAGCGGCGCGGGCGCGTCCACGGAGGTCTGCGACGCGGCGCGCGCGGACGAGGACTGCGACGGGGCGTCGAACGAGGGCTGCGCCTGCGATGATGGCGACACGCGAGCCTGCGGGACGTGCGCGGGCGCGATCGAGACGTGCGACCTGAGCGGGACGTGGGGCGCCTGCTCACGCACTCCGGCGACCGAGACCTGCGACGCCACCGACGAGGACTGCGACGGGACGACCGACGAGGGCACGACCTGCGGGATGTGCACCCAGGTCAACAACGGCTCGCGCAGCTACCTCTTCTGCTTCGACATCCAGCGCTCCTGGAGCGGCGCGCGCGCGTACTGTCAGATGTTCGGCTACGACCTCGCGACGGTCGAGGACGCGACGGAGAACAACTGGCTGAACTCGCAGGAGCGCAGCCTCTTCAGGAACAACGAGCTCTGGTGGTACGGCGGAACCGACGCCGCCATGGAGGGCACCTGGGTCTGGGCGCCGACGGGCATGACCGCGACCTACTTCGACTGGGAGGGCGGCGGCGAGCCCGACAACGGCGCCTCGGAGAACTGCCTCAGCAACGAGAACCGCGCCAACCCGGAGTGGAACTCGGACGACTGCACCTCCGACCGGTACTTCGTCTGCGAGGCGCAGGGGAGCTGA
- a CDS encoding serine/threonine-protein kinase, with protein MSSVSELPARFGRYDVLTKLAEGGMATVYVGRAVGAAGFERLVAIKACHPTLLGDESFRAMFLDEARLAARIHHPNVVPTLDVADDDGLYLVMDYVEGAKLSDWIRAERDERRGVAPEMALRVMVDALRGLHAAHEAKGAAGEPLGLVHRDVSPQNLVVGVDGTTRVLDFGIAKAEARATVTSEHTVKGKLGYLSPEQLGGGAVSPRTDVFAAGVVLWETLTGRRLFTGDSRQDVLQKILYVPIKRPSRVASVPEALDAVVMRALEREPSARYPSAAAFADALEGCGIDAASPTAVGQRVEALFAEPLEARRRLLRERMARPSATVEPPMTEAPPRRSALWLAGVLAAVLVAGAVGALVTLWMASPTPERPAADAEESPRAPPARVAEPVPVEPAAEPEAAPVEAPPVEAAPAEAAPAGAAPAERRRRRRRRAPRRARPDEPFNPGTI; from the coding sequence ATGTCGTCCGTCTCCGAGCTGCCCGCGCGCTTCGGCCGCTATGACGTGCTCACGAAGCTCGCCGAGGGCGGCATGGCGACGGTCTACGTGGGGCGCGCGGTGGGCGCGGCCGGCTTCGAGCGCCTCGTCGCGATCAAGGCGTGTCACCCCACGCTGCTCGGCGACGAGAGCTTCCGCGCGATGTTCCTGGACGAGGCGCGGCTCGCGGCGCGCATCCACCACCCGAACGTGGTGCCGACCCTCGACGTGGCCGACGACGACGGGCTCTACCTCGTGATGGACTACGTCGAGGGCGCCAAGCTCTCGGACTGGATCCGCGCGGAGCGCGACGAGCGGCGCGGGGTGGCGCCCGAGATGGCGCTGCGGGTGATGGTGGACGCGCTGCGAGGCCTGCACGCGGCGCACGAGGCGAAGGGAGCCGCGGGCGAGCCGCTCGGGCTCGTGCACCGGGACGTGAGCCCCCAGAACCTCGTGGTGGGTGTGGACGGGACCACCCGCGTGCTCGACTTCGGCATCGCGAAGGCGGAGGCGCGCGCCACGGTCACGAGCGAGCACACCGTCAAGGGCAAGCTCGGCTACCTCTCCCCGGAGCAGCTCGGCGGCGGCGCGGTCTCGCCGCGCACCGACGTGTTCGCGGCCGGCGTCGTGCTCTGGGAGACCCTGACCGGGCGGCGGCTCTTCACGGGCGACTCGCGCCAGGACGTCTTGCAGAAGATCCTGTACGTGCCGATCAAGCGGCCGAGCCGCGTGGCGTCGGTCCCCGAGGCGCTCGACGCGGTGGTGATGCGCGCGCTCGAGCGCGAGCCCTCGGCGCGCTACCCGTCCGCGGCCGCCTTCGCCGACGCGCTCGAGGGCTGCGGGATCGACGCGGCGAGCCCCACGGCGGTGGGGCAGCGCGTCGAGGCGCTCTTCGCCGAGCCGCTCGAGGCGCGACGGCGGCTCCTGCGGGAGCGCATGGCCCGGCCGTCAGCGACCGTGGAGCCGCCGATGACCGAGGCGCCTCCTCGACGGTCCGCGCTCTGGCTCGCGGGGGTGCTCGCCGCCGTCCTCGTCGCGGGCGCGGTCGGGGCGCTGGTCACGCTCTGGATGGCGAGCCCCACGCCCGAGAGACCCGCCGCGGACGCGGAGGAGTCGCCGCGGGCGCCGCCTGCGCGGGTGGCCGAGCCCGTCCCGGTCGAGCCGGCCGCGGAACCGGAGGCCGCGCCGGTCGAGGCCCCGCCCGTCGAGGCCGCGCCCGCCGAGGCCGCGCCCGCCGGGGCCGCGCCCGCCGAGCGACGGAGGCGGAGACGTCGCCGAGCGCCGAGGCGGGCTCGACCGGACGAGCCCTTCAACCCCGGCACGATCTGA
- a CDS encoding peptidylprolyl isomerase, translating into MSNPIATFETSMGQFKAEIFVDQMPITGGNFVKLAKEGFYDGLHFHRVIENFMCQFGCPHSSDPQSRRAGTGQSPYGSIKDEHPDDVRLSNEPGTLSMANAGPNSGSSQFFINTKHNAFLDYFSPGQSKHPVFGKVTEGMDVVMAIGSTPTDGGDRPVTPVKMVKITVED; encoded by the coding sequence ATGTCGAATCCCATCGCAACGTTCGAGACCTCCATGGGCCAGTTCAAGGCCGAGATCTTCGTGGACCAGATGCCCATCACCGGGGGCAACTTCGTCAAGCTGGCGAAGGAGGGGTTCTACGACGGCCTTCACTTCCATCGGGTCATCGAGAACTTCATGTGCCAGTTCGGTTGCCCGCACAGCTCCGACCCGCAGAGCCGCCGGGCCGGCACCGGCCAGTCGCCCTACGGCTCGATCAAGGACGAGCACCCCGACGACGTCCGGCTCTCGAACGAGCCCGGGACCCTCTCGATGGCGAACGCCGGCCCGAACTCGGGCAGCAGCCAGTTCTTCATCAACACCAAGCACAACGCCTTCCTCGACTACTTCTCGCCCGGCCAGTCCAAGCACCCCGTGTTCGGCAAGGTCACCGAGGGCATGGACGTGGTCATGGCCATCGGCAGCACGCCGACCGACGGGGGCGACCGCCCCGTGACGCCGGTCAAGATGGTGAAGATCACCGTCGAGGACTGA
- a CDS encoding DEAD/DEAH box helicase — MEDVDALLTELARSHGEEILGLRWGAVLAACESEPEREACRLLGRNDVRLDRALKTLRAVNVYASLDREERAHVDAVIRRAFARDRGEDTAAPDSWEALRAWVEEQDLTELAESCVLWNVPGMATELGLAGPYHEMAGLSLATLLVCHESLLAKRLLSPRTLGVVRAFLLDELRQREAEGPRRARWAQPVEGEGLADLAEGLKRLHEDMPSRRVHDHTLSGVEMWVDAPAMELCALVEGGRFNTVSEITVSIARRDAKGRPAVTATSAVYAPHTHNALAAVVAHWRDVVHDTTDPLHAEVAEVANRPRWAGLLADLVDALETPSEPTKPERVVWRIHGTGVDITVEPAIQKLGKKGWSKGKRSTPESVERREPLDPLDMRVIVGHSGRAGDLIESLVGHPRVILADDPDRGVKVVERGVSVELSDETPRFLYLRVGSERVDAASAFSRFVRPNHYVWLDRETATLSVARVPEPVIAMLARASEWGIGLPAEADEVMLDLLARLPADVGLRLPSALAGTTVEPDRTPRLALELHGSGALEVGLQLSPLDDAKRFRPGAGPVLLSGARAGGRVSTTRDFAAELQESQRWVEALGLAQARELGRFRFAFDDLGAALDFLDRAQERADEVRLEWAAGQRLRVRGSVGSLKVTARESRDWFVLDADTKVDEERVTLAAMRRAIDRGERYVKLGRGEFAKIEESLRAQLAELSNVSSERGGEVVVRKEAAPSVERILADSAHSSLATSRAWKAQLKRIRDANDATPRKPSGLKVKLRDYQRDGVRWLLRLSKWSGGCCLADEMGLGKTVQALALLAARAKGGPALVIAPTSLAYNWRDEAARFAPRLDVRIYRNADRAALLEGLGPGTVLVTSYDLMARDADALSPIRWETAIFDEAHALKNPKTQRAEAARRLDAGFRIALTGTPVENHLGELWALFDVIVPGLLGDFARFKRRFVTPIQVERDQGQQAALRAIVSPFLLRRTKALVAEELPPRTDIVRTVELSPEEMARYELERREALEALSAVATDPTARFAMLAALTRLRRLACHPALVDETAPARSSKLDATLELLDELREADHRALVFSQFTSHLALLRRELDRRGVPYLYLDGSTPASERAKLVERFQSGTQPYFLISLKAGGTGLNLTAADTVVHLDPWWNPAVEDQASDRAHRIGQDQPVTVIRLIAQGTIEDKVLALHAEKRELAEGLLEGSEANVRLDTAELITLLES, encoded by the coding sequence GTGGAAGACGTGGACGCGCTGCTGACCGAGCTCGCCCGAAGCCATGGCGAGGAGATCCTGGGGCTCCGCTGGGGAGCCGTGCTCGCGGCCTGCGAGAGCGAGCCCGAGCGCGAGGCGTGCCGCCTCCTCGGGAGGAACGACGTCCGGCTCGACCGCGCGCTGAAGACGCTGCGGGCCGTGAACGTGTACGCCAGCCTCGACCGCGAGGAGCGGGCGCATGTCGACGCGGTGATCCGCCGGGCCTTCGCGAGAGATCGCGGGGAGGACACGGCGGCGCCCGACAGCTGGGAAGCCCTGCGGGCGTGGGTGGAGGAGCAGGACCTGACCGAGCTCGCCGAGAGCTGCGTCCTCTGGAACGTGCCGGGCATGGCGACCGAGCTGGGGCTCGCCGGCCCCTACCACGAGATGGCGGGCCTGAGCCTCGCCACGCTGTTGGTGTGTCACGAGAGCCTCCTCGCGAAGCGGCTGCTGTCTCCCCGCACGCTCGGCGTGGTGCGCGCGTTCCTGCTCGATGAGCTGCGGCAGCGAGAGGCGGAGGGCCCCCGTCGAGCGCGCTGGGCGCAGCCGGTGGAGGGCGAGGGGCTCGCCGATCTCGCCGAGGGGCTGAAGCGGCTCCACGAGGACATGCCGAGCCGGCGGGTACACGACCACACGCTCTCCGGGGTCGAGATGTGGGTGGACGCGCCCGCGATGGAGCTCTGCGCGCTGGTGGAGGGCGGGAGATTCAACACCGTCTCCGAGATCACGGTCTCGATCGCGCGGCGCGACGCGAAAGGGCGCCCCGCCGTGACGGCGACGAGCGCCGTCTACGCGCCGCACACGCACAACGCCCTCGCCGCGGTGGTGGCCCACTGGCGCGACGTCGTGCACGACACCACCGATCCCCTGCACGCCGAGGTGGCGGAGGTGGCCAACCGACCGCGCTGGGCCGGCCTGCTCGCCGATCTGGTCGACGCGCTCGAGACGCCGTCCGAGCCCACCAAGCCCGAGCGCGTGGTGTGGCGCATCCATGGGACGGGCGTGGACATCACGGTCGAGCCCGCGATCCAGAAGCTCGGCAAGAAGGGGTGGAGCAAGGGCAAGCGCAGCACCCCGGAGAGCGTGGAGCGGAGAGAGCCCCTCGACCCGCTCGACATGCGGGTCATCGTCGGCCACAGCGGCCGGGCGGGAGACCTCATCGAGTCCCTCGTGGGCCACCCGCGCGTGATCCTCGCGGACGATCCCGATCGCGGCGTGAAGGTGGTGGAGCGAGGCGTCTCGGTGGAGCTGAGCGACGAGACCCCGCGCTTCTTGTACCTGCGGGTCGGCTCGGAGCGCGTCGACGCGGCCAGCGCGTTCTCGCGGTTCGTTCGCCCGAACCACTACGTCTGGCTGGATCGCGAGACCGCGACGCTCTCCGTCGCGCGGGTCCCCGAGCCCGTCATCGCCATGCTCGCGCGGGCGAGCGAGTGGGGCATCGGGCTGCCGGCGGAGGCCGACGAGGTGATGCTGGACCTCCTCGCGCGCCTGCCGGCCGACGTCGGGCTCCGGCTGCCCAGCGCGCTGGCGGGGACCACCGTCGAGCCGGACCGGACGCCGCGGCTCGCGCTCGAGCTGCACGGGAGCGGCGCCCTCGAGGTGGGCCTCCAGCTCTCTCCCCTCGACGACGCCAAGCGCTTCCGCCCGGGCGCGGGCCCCGTCCTCCTGAGCGGCGCGCGAGCCGGCGGCCGCGTGTCCACCACGCGCGACTTCGCCGCGGAGCTCCAGGAGTCGCAGCGCTGGGTCGAGGCGCTGGGCCTGGCGCAGGCGCGCGAGCTGGGCCGCTTCCGCTTCGCGTTCGACGATCTCGGCGCCGCGCTCGACTTCCTCGACCGCGCCCAGGAGCGCGCCGACGAGGTGCGCCTGGAGTGGGCCGCCGGTCAGCGCCTGCGGGTCCGCGGCAGCGTCGGGAGCCTGAAGGTCACCGCCCGCGAGAGCCGCGACTGGTTCGTACTCGACGCCGACACGAAAGTGGACGAAGAGAGGGTGACCCTCGCGGCTATGCGCCGCGCGATCGACCGCGGCGAGCGCTACGTGAAGCTGGGCCGCGGAGAGTTCGCGAAGATCGAGGAGAGCCTGCGCGCCCAGCTCGCCGAGCTCTCCAACGTCTCGTCCGAGCGAGGCGGCGAGGTGGTGGTGCGCAAGGAGGCCGCGCCGTCGGTCGAGCGCATCCTGGCCGACTCCGCGCACAGCTCGCTCGCGACCTCCAGGGCCTGGAAGGCGCAGCTGAAGCGGATCCGGGACGCCAACGACGCCACGCCGCGCAAGCCGAGCGGCCTGAAGGTGAAGCTGCGCGACTACCAGCGGGACGGCGTGCGCTGGCTCCTGCGCCTCTCGAAGTGGTCCGGCGGCTGCTGCCTCGCCGACGAGATGGGGCTCGGCAAGACCGTGCAGGCGCTCGCGCTGCTCGCCGCGCGCGCCAAGGGCGGCCCCGCGCTCGTGATCGCGCCGACCTCCCTCGCCTACAACTGGCGCGACGAGGCCGCGCGCTTCGCCCCACGCCTCGACGTGCGGATCTACCGGAACGCGGACCGCGCCGCGCTGCTCGAGGGCCTCGGGCCAGGGACCGTGCTCGTGACGAGCTACGACCTGATGGCCCGCGACGCCGACGCGCTCTCCCCCATCCGCTGGGAGACGGCGATCTTCGACGAGGCGCACGCGCTCAAGAACCCCAAGACGCAGCGGGCCGAGGCCGCGCGACGGCTCGACGCCGGCTTCCGGATCGCCCTCACCGGCACGCCGGTGGAGAACCACCTCGGCGAGCTGTGGGCGCTCTTCGACGTCATCGTGCCCGGCCTGCTCGGCGACTTCGCGCGCTTCAAGCGGCGCTTCGTCACCCCCATCCAGGTCGAGCGCGATCAGGGTCAGCAGGCGGCGCTGCGCGCCATCGTCTCGCCCTTCTTGCTCCGGCGGACCAAGGCGCTCGTGGCCGAGGAGCTGCCGCCGCGGACGGACATCGTGCGCACGGTCGAGCTGAGCCCCGAGGAGATGGCGCGCTACGAGCTCGAGCGGCGCGAGGCCCTCGAGGCGTTGAGCGCGGTGGCGACCGACCCGACCGCGCGCTTCGCGATGCTCGCCGCGCTGACCCGACTGCGCCGCCTCGCGTGTCACCCCGCGCTCGTGGACGAGACCGCGCCCGCGCGCTCGAGCAAGCTCGACGCGACCCTCGAGCTGCTCGACGAGCTCCGCGAGGCCGATCACCGCGCGCTCGTCTTCAGCCAGTTCACGAGTCACCTCGCCTTGCTCCGTCGAGAGCTCGATCGGCGCGGCGTGCCCTACCTCTACCTGGACGGATCGACGCCCGCGAGCGAGCGCGCGAAGCTCGTCGAGCGCTTCCAGTCGGGCACGCAGCCCTACTTCCTCATCTCGCTGAAGGCGGGCGGCACGGGCCTGAACCTCACCGCCGCGGACACGGTCGTGCACCTCGATCCCTGGTGGAACCCCGCGGTCGAGGACCAGGCGAGCGACCGCGCCCACCGCATCGGTCAGGACCAGCCGGTCACCGTGATCCGCCTGATCGCGCAGGGCACGATCGAGGACAAGGTGCTCGCGCTCCACGCCGAGAAGCGGGAGCTTGCCGAGGGCCTCCTCGAGGGCAGCGAGGCGAACGTGCGGCTCGACACGGCCGAGCTGATCACCCTGCTGGAGAGTTGA